Part of the Brevibacillus brevis genome is shown below.
GCCGCGCCTGTTTTATCTCAATCCGACTTTTCACAATCCGACGGGTTATACCGTGCCGGCCGAGCAGCGCAAGCGCCTTGCGGAAATCGCCCAGGAGTACCAGTGCCTGCTGATAGAGGATGACCCGTACCGCGATATTTACTTTGGGGAGAAGCCGCCGTTGCCGATTTTTTCCTATGATACCTCAGGGACTGTCATTTACATCCGCAGCTTCAGCAAATATGTCGGGCCCGGCTTGGGGATCGCCACCGTGGCATGCCGTCCCTCCATCATGAAGCTGTTGATCCGGGCAAAGTCACTCGCGGACAGCGGCACTCCGCTGCTCAATCAAAAAATCTTTCTGCATTACTTCTTTTCCAGTCGGATGCAGCAGCATTTGGAGAAGCTGCGAATCGCTCTTTCGGTTCGCAAGGAGATCATGGAAGAAGGACTGTCTGATACCGACTGGCAATGGTCCAGCCCGCAAGGAGGCTTTAATTTGTGGGTGAGGCTGCCTGAATCGGTGCGCATGGACTTTTTGCTCGCCAAAAGCATCGAGCAATCCATCACGTTTGTCCCCGGATCGATTTGCGACCCGCAAAGGGAGCTGGATTCGTGGATGAGGGTGAGCTATTCCTTCCTGAACGAACAGCAACTGCGGGATGGAATCAAAAGGCTTGTTGGTGTGTACCGGGAGCTTCCGCAATCGTGCGACGCTTGACTCTTTTTCTCATTTTGACTCGGGAACGATAGACAAGGAAAGGCCGGGAAACCGTGTTCAGGTTGGCTTCCCGGCCTTTTTGGCGCGGCGAAATTCACGTCTGGAAAGCGGTTATTGGCCAGGTGAGGGAATTTTTTCAAATAATTAGTTGCAATACCATCCTATTTGGCGTATCCTGCTATTAGTTGCAAATACATCCTATTTAGGAGGGAGTAAATTGAGCGAGCGTGTGAGGCAAAAGGACGAGAGAGCAACGGAATCGCACGGGCAATACATCTCAGCTATCTATCGACACATGCAGGTGTTGATCTCTGCCGAGCTGGCGCCTTACCGAATCGGAAGCGGACAGTACATTTATTTGATGGCGATTGCCTTCCAGCAGCCAATCACGCAGAAGGCCCTGAGCGAGAAGCTGCTGATCGACAAGACGACCACAGCCAAGGCCATTGCCAAATTGGAGGCGGAGGGATACGTGCGCAGAGAAGCCGACCCTGCCGACAACCGCTATCAGCTGCTCTATTTGACCGAAGCGGGGCGCGAGGTGGTGCCGAAGGTCCAGGAAGCGCTGGGCCGGGTCAAGAGCAAAACGCGGAAAGGAATTTCCGATCAGGAGTACGACTTGCTGCTTGACCTTTTGAAGACTGTGCTTCGAAATCTGACCGAGCAGGAGGAGATGGGCGTATGAGCGAGTACGTAGGAGCTGGCTTGACCGAAGAGCTGTTGTCCTGGTCTGGTGTTGAGATGCACCCTCATCGGTTTGGAGGGGTCGAATTTCAGTTGAATGGCCGTGAGATTGGGCATCTTCACGGCAACCGCCTGTTTGACATACTCTTGCCAAAATCCGAACGTGACCGCTGGATTGGGGATGGGAAGGCAAAACCCCATCACATCTACCCTGATTCCGGATGGGTGTCCGTGTACCTGGAGACGGAGAAAGAAGTAGCGCATGCCATTGAAATTGCCCGCTCGAAATACGATCAGTTGAACCGGGGGAGGAAGTAAGAGATGATTGCCTATCCATTCATCGCAGTGGAGAACTGCAAGGAAGAAATCAAGTACTATCAGGGAGTCTTCGGCGGCGAGGTTGAGATTTTGCGCAAGCAGGGAGAAGAGGTGTTCAATGCGGACCTGCATGTAGGCGGGGCGACCCTCAAGTTTGCGGATACGAAAGCGGCAAAGCCGGCAGCAAAAGGCGATTACGTGAGAGTTTTCCTGAGGATCGAAACGGAGGCAGCGTTTCGCAAGATCTACGGAGAATTTGCGGCTGAAGGGACGATCAATACAGAGGTATACGAAGCTCCGTTCAACGGTCTTTTGGCAATCGTCACGGACCGCAATGGCGTCTGCTGGGTGCTGTCTTATTATCGTGTGTAATGAGACGATCATTAAAAAATCATGTGCATTCTGAAGATGTCTGTTGTATCCTAAACCGTATGACAATTTTGACCATTCATGTGCGAGTGCAGGTGGATGAGAGTTGGAGCAGAGGAGAGCTGAGATATGATGAGCAGGCAGGATGTGTATGAACAAGTAGGAGTAGCCATGACATGCCGGTCGCTGCAGGAGTATGTCGACATGTTTCAATTGAGTGGGGACTGGATGTCTCAAGGCCCCATTCTCGACGTGGCGGCAGGTGCATCTTCGTTCGTTGCCCAGGTACGGAAAGCTGGAGGAGATGCGGTAGCTGTCGATCCGCTTTACCTGGGGCAAGCAGAGGAGCTGTATGCCCGCGGGAAGCGGGAAATCGCAAATTCCACGGAAAAGCTGCGGAACATTGCGCATACTTACGACTGGGGCTACTACGGATCGTTGGAGCAGCATCGGCTTAACCGGGAGCAGGCGTTGGAAGAGTTTATCCAGACCTACGCGAACGATGGTACGAAGCAAATTTTCGTCCCAGGCGGGCTGCCGCGTCTGCCATTTGCTGACGATCGGTTTTCCCAGGTGTTTTGCAGTCATTTCCTGTTTTTGTACCATCAGCAGTTTGATGAGGAGTTTCACCGTCAAGCGATCGCTGAACTGGTTCGCATTTGCCGACCGGGCGGTGAGGTGAGGCTGTATCCGCTGGTGGGACTGGACCGAAAACAATATGTACACCTTGCTGAATTGATCAGCGATCTGAGACAGGACGGTCACGAGGTCGCATTGGTGCCGACTACCTTCCGATTCCTGGAGGGAGCTACCCGATTTTTGCAAATATGTAAAAAAGCCGCTCGCTAGCGGCTTTTTTTTGCTTATTCTCTCTCCAGCGGTGTCTGCTCCAACTGGCGGTAGATCTTGCCTTTATCGACGTACGATTGACGGATGCGGACGAATTCCTTGTAATCGGCTTCAGTCAATTCGCGCTTGACCTTGGCTGGGTTGCCGACAACCAGCGTGCGAGGAGGCACCTTCATTCCGGGAGGCACGAGCGCGCCGGCGGCGACCATGGCATCCTCTCCGATCTCGGCTTTATCCATGATGATGGAGCCCATTCCGATCAAGGCCCCGCGTCTGACGATGCAGCTGTGCAGTACGGCATTGTGTCCGACCGTCACCTCATCCTCCAAAATCAAAGGGTTGTTCGGGCTTTGGTGCAGCGTGCTGTTGTCCTGCACGCTGACACGGCGGCCGATGACAGTGGGGGCGATGTCTCCACGAATGACCGTGTTGTACCAGATCGACGAGTCTTCGCCGATTTCCACGTCTCCGGAGACGACGACACCTTTCGCGAGGAATACGGATGGATGAATGCGCGGCTTGACATTTTCAAAAGAGAGCAGTAGCATGATTTCCTCCTAGTCAATGGATGTGTGGACAATCGCTTTGGACGGAGCGGGGATGCTCAATGGAAAAGCGGCCTGTCACCGCATCGCAGTCGATGACGGTGCCAAACAGCTGCCCCGCGTCCTCCTCCTGGTAAAGAAAGCGAATTCCGTTGATTTCCAGTACGCGATCGCGCCTTCCGGCTTCCGTAATCGCGATGCTGTATGTGTAGCTCCCACAGCCCGTAGTCGTAGGGACGAGCTTGATCCCGAGCTTGTCTGCATCAGGCTCTTCCGCGATCAACAGGGCGAGGCGTGCAGCTGCGTGCGGGGTAATGGTAATCACGGTCAACCCTCCTTGTAACCCCTTTATTGTACTACTGTTTGGGGGAATGAACAATTTGGCAGGGTTGCCAGCACACTTCGGTTGACCGAAGAGATGCCATGTGATAAAGTATATCTTGCTGATCAAAGATTAGCAGGAAATGTGGGTAGTCGCTGCCGCGGTCTTTTGTGATCGGCGGTAGAGGAAAGTCCAGGCTCGCCCAGGCTGAGATGCCTGGAGTGTTCGTACCTGGTGCAAACCAGGGCAGCGAGGCACGCCTCGCTGACGGCGTGGAAAGGGCTCTCTCTGAGGCCCGAGTACGCTGAAAGTGCCACAGAAACGTAGCTTTTCTGGCGACAGAAAAGATGGAACGCGGTAAACCCTGCGAGCGAGAAACCCAAATTTGGTAGGGGAACCGTCCCAAGGGAACTGAACGGAGGGACGGATGGCGTCATTTGGCGCCATAGATAGATGGCTACCGCTCTTGGTGCGAGGGGCAACCCGCTTGCAGCACGGGAGAAACAGAACCTGGCTTATAGCATTTCCTGCTGGAACGAAACGTAAAACCGCCTGAGTCATTCAGGCGGTTTTTTGGCGTTTAGCGGCCCAGTGGGTGGTGTCAAAAGAAGAAGAGTATGGAATAGACAGCTTCGGGCATGATTTTGTATCATGCTCTCAACGGGATTGGTGGACTGCCCACCATACATAGCAGAACGTTAACTTTTGAAAGGGGATGCCTATGGCACGAGTTTTGTTTATCAACGGAGGTTCAGAAGGACATATCAATCCAACGATCGGCGTCATCCGAGAACTGATTCGTCGTGGCGAAGAAGTCGTTTACTTTGCAGCGGAACCATTTCGTGATCGCGTCGAGAAAGCGGGCGCAAAGGTCATTACTTTCGATATCGGCAAATTTATTGAGGCGTTCCTTGCCGGCGGAAGAAATCCATGGGGGCGAGTGAATGGGCTTTTGCGCACGGCCGACATCATCATTCCACGTGTCCTGGACCAAATAAAAGAGGAGCGTTTTGATTACCTCATTCATGACTCGATGTTCGGATGTGGCCGATTGCTCGCGCAAATGCTTGATCTGCCCGCGGTCAGCTCGTGCACGAGCTTTGCCATGCAGCAAGATAGCTTTGACCGTATGCAAGATAGCCTCTCGAACCATTTTCCGGAAGACGTGATTGTACGTGCGAAAGAGGAGTATCATGATTTGCTTGGCAGCGTACAAGAAAAATACAAGGTGAAAGTGGAATCCGCCTACGAGGTTTTCTGCAATCCCGCTCCACTGACCATCGTCTACACGTCGAAACTCTTCCAGCCCGAGGAAGAGCGGTTCGATGCGACGTACAAGTTTGTCGGTCCATCCATCGCGCCGCGCACAGACGATCCATTTGATTTTACCGGGGTAGACACGGAACATCTGATCTACATATCACTGGGCACTGTTCTCAATCAGGCGGTGGATTTTTACAAGCTCTGTTTTGAAGCCTTTGCGGAAACGAAATACACTGTGATTCTATCCGTTGGCAGCAAAACCCAGATTTCTGACCTGGGGAACATTCCTGCGAATTTTGTCGTTCGCAGCTACGTACCGCAACTCGACGTGCTGCAACATGCCAAACTGTTTGTCACACACGGCGGCATGAACAGCACGAATGAAGGTCTTTACTTCGGGGTTCCGCTGATTGTGCTTCCGCAAAGCGCCGACCAGCCTTATTTGGCTCGGCGCGTGTCTGAAATCGGTGCCGGTCTCCACCTGAATTACGAAGGCTTGACCGCAGGAGAACTGCGAGAGGCG
Proteins encoded:
- a CDS encoding MarR family transcriptional regulator, whose protein sequence is MSERVRQKDERATESHGQYISAIYRHMQVLISAELAPYRIGSGQYIYLMAIAFQQPITQKALSEKLLIDKTTTAKAIAKLEAEGYVRREADPADNRYQLLYLTEAGREVVPKVQEALGRVKSKTRKGISDQEYDLLLDLLKTVLRNLTEQEEMGV
- a CDS encoding luciferase family protein: MSEYVGAGLTEELLSWSGVEMHPHRFGGVEFQLNGREIGHLHGNRLFDILLPKSERDRWIGDGKAKPHHIYPDSGWVSVYLETEKEVAHAIEIARSKYDQLNRGRK
- a CDS encoding VOC family protein codes for the protein MIAYPFIAVENCKEEIKYYQGVFGGEVEILRKQGEEVFNADLHVGGATLKFADTKAAKPAAKGDYVRVFLRIETEAAFRKIYGEFAAEGTINTEVYEAPFNGLLAIVTDRNGVCWVLSYYRV
- a CDS encoding class I SAM-dependent methyltransferase; protein product: MMSRQDVYEQVGVAMTCRSLQEYVDMFQLSGDWMSQGPILDVAAGASSFVAQVRKAGGDAVAVDPLYLGQAEELYARGKREIANSTEKLRNIAHTYDWGYYGSLEQHRLNREQALEEFIQTYANDGTKQIFVPGGLPRLPFADDRFSQVFCSHFLFLYHQQFDEEFHRQAIAELVRICRPGGEVRLYPLVGLDRKQYVHLAELISDLRQDGHEVALVPTTFRFLEGATRFLQICKKAAR
- a CDS encoding gamma carbonic anhydrase family protein, translated to MLLLSFENVKPRIHPSVFLAKGVVVSGDVEIGEDSSIWYNTVIRGDIAPTVIGRRVSVQDNSTLHQSPNNPLILEDEVTVGHNAVLHSCIVRRGALIGMGSIIMDKAEIGEDAMVAAGALVPPGMKVPPRTLVVGNPAKVKRELTEADYKEFVRIRQSYVDKGKIYRQLEQTPLERE
- a CDS encoding iron-sulfur cluster biosynthesis family protein encodes the protein MITITPHAAARLALLIAEEPDADKLGIKLVPTTTGCGSYTYSIAITEAGRRDRVLEINGIRFLYQEEDAGQLFGTVIDCDAVTGRFSIEHPRSVQSDCPHIH
- a CDS encoding macrolide family glycosyltransferase translates to MARVLFINGGSEGHINPTIGVIRELIRRGEEVVYFAAEPFRDRVEKAGAKVITFDIGKFIEAFLAGGRNPWGRVNGLLRTADIIIPRVLDQIKEERFDYLIHDSMFGCGRLLAQMLDLPAVSSCTSFAMQQDSFDRMQDSLSNHFPEDVIVRAKEEYHDLLGSVQEKYKVKVESAYEVFCNPAPLTIVYTSKLFQPEEERFDATYKFVGPSIAPRTDDPFDFTGVDTEHLIYISLGTVLNQAVDFYKLCFEAFAETKYTVILSVGSKTQISDLGNIPANFVVRSYVPQLDVLQHAKLFVTHGGMNSTNEGLYFGVPLIVLPQSADQPYLARRVSEIGAGLHLNYEGLTAGELREAAERVCKDASMRNKCVEIGDSFRSAGGYERAVEEIFTYKRGLGIAP